TCAACTAATCCAACTAATAAACCAGCAACTACTATACCACTAATACTTCCCATTCCTCCAACAATAACTGCAACCCAACCTTTTAGAGTCAAATCCATGCCCAAAGATGGAGTTAATGCAAAACTCAGTGCATAAAATAACCCAGCGACTACAGAAATCACTGCTGATATTCCAAATGAAACATTACTAATTTTATTGTAATCTATACCAGTTAACATCGCAGTAGTTCTATCATCTGAACAAGCTCTAAGAGAAATTCCATACCTTGTTTTATCCAAAATATAGTTTAAAATTAATACAAGACAAATCAAGGCTACAAATGACATCAGATGGACAATTGATAACTTTAGTGATCCAAGATTTATTGCACTATTTCTATATGGGACACCTAGAGTCCTATATGTACCTGTCCATACCATAAATTCTAAAGCCATTATAATCATCGCTGTTCCTTGCGTCACCATTACTTGACCTTGATATCTACCTTTCCAGACATCCAAACTCATAAAAGGTCTTAATAACCCAAGCTGTATTATATATCCTAAAAAATAAAAAATTGGTAATAGTGCGATTGTGACTATAAATAAGTTAATACCCGCATTTGTATAAAAAAAATAAATCAGATATGCAGCTAATATCGCCAAGTCACCGTGCAAAACTGATGCTATATTTAATCTCCCGAATATCAATGCAAACGATAACCCTAGTAGCGCATAAATAGCACCAACACCAATTCCTCCAAATATACTCTGTATAGTACCAGTTAAACTCATAAAATCCTCCTTATTTGAATAAATAGTAGGTATGATATAGTATATTTATATACCTATATCATACCCCTATTATTACATTTTATTTCTCAATTAGCGCAACAGCTCTGATAGGAGATCCGCTACCTGCTCTAATTCTAAGAGGTAATCCCATGTATATGAATCTAGTTCCAGCTACTTTATCCAAGTTCATAAGATTTTCAGTATTTGTAATACCATACTCTCCACACACTAAGTGTCCTGAATAGTCTAAATCGTCTGGAGTAAGATCTATTGCAGGTGCGTCACAACCAATATTAACTACACCTTGCTCAGCAAGCCATTTAGCAGACTCATACGATACTCCTGAGTGTCTACTTTCAAGTCCACCATAATTTAATGGATCCACCATATCGTCATCTGAATGAAGCGTAGGGTGAGTTCTTTCATAATGTCCTGTGTACATTAAGAACACATCGCCTTTTTTAATCTCAAGATTTGCTTTCTCAAGTGCCTCTTCGATATCTTTAATTTCGATATAGTCAGGATATCTAATATGAGTAAAGTCTAAACAAATAGCATCACCATAAAATAATTTTAAATCCATTTTATCTATAGTTGGCCCAGATGGTAGAAACTCCCAAACCGCATCACTATGAGTTGGTCCATGCTCACTAATTAAGATATTTCTAGCTGAAAAACCAAGCGTTGGTGATCCTGTATTTTTCATGTTTTGTTCATGAGTTTGGTTAACCATGATAAATGTTTTCTGATGCATACCAAATACTGGCATTCCTTGATAAATTTCTTGTGTTAAATCTATTAATTCATATTTCTGATTCCAATTCATAATATACCTCTTTCTCTTGTTTAAATTAATTTATCTTCTCTATTGATGGTAATACACGATAATTTTCAACGTCTATAACACCTTTATCTGTAATCTTCCATTTTGGACTTGTTGCTAATGACAAGAATGCCAAGTGCATGAATGGTGCAGGTATATCGCATCCTAGTTCAGTTTTAACAGTCTCATGAAGTTCGATAGTTTTATCTACTAGTTCAGGACCTGTTAATTCATCTGTCATTAACCCACAAATTCTTAATGGCATTTCACCTATAATTTCACCATTTTTAGCAATCGCAACTCCACCTTGCATTTCAATTACTCTGTTAGCTGCTGCAGCCATATCTTCGTAATTTGTACCAATAACAATTAAGTTATGAGTATCATGTGAAACAGTTTCTGCAAATGCTCCCTCTTTAATGTTGAATCCTTTAATAAATGATTTACCAATATCAGGTTGACCATGTCTACCTATAACAGCAACTGGTAGTAAGTCATCTTCATTGGATTTCACAAAACCATCAACAACTGGTAATTTTACCCTATATTTTTCAGATAAATTTTGAAGAACTATCAAACCTACACAGTTTGCCATAACTTCTTTTTCTTCTGATGGTATCATTAAATCTTCAGCAGATACTTTATCTCTCAAGACTGTAGACTTAACTGCATCTGGATATTTATATGGTGTTAATTCAATTAGCAATTCTCCATCTTCAGCAATATGATCACCTTTTAGATATACGCTGGTAACGTTCATATCTTTTAGTTCGCCACTTATAACGTTTATATCAGCATATTTACCTGGAGCCAGTACACCAATATCATATAAATTTGACCAAGTAGCAGCATTTATAGTTACCATTTGAATAGCTTCTACAGGATCAACCCCATGTTCAATTGTTCTTCTGACTATATCATTCATATGTCCTTTTTTGATAATATCTTCTGCTAACATATCATCGGTTGCTAATAGTGCTCTTCTAGAATCAAGCCCATCTTCTGTAATCGCTCTAATACACTCTGGCATGTTGTTTTGAGTAGATCCCTCTCTCATAAGTACCCAAACTCCATATCTGAGCTTCTCAACACACTCTTCTTTAGAAGTTGTCTCATGACAAGAAATGTCTGTTCCACCACTTATAATATGAGCAGCTAGGTCTGCTCCAAAAATTTCTGCTGCATTTCCGTCAACGACTTTTCCGGTTGCTCTTGCATACGATGTAGCTGCAATAGTATCTTTAACCACTTCGTATTTATTATCGTACACAAACCTCATACAAGTAACGCCTTGTATCTCTCCTATACCAGTTACAGTTGGATACTCAAGCATTTCAGGAATATCCTTAGACGTTAGTTCTCTGCCTGCCGTTTCTAGTCCAGGACAATCTGGTGTAAGTGCTGGCACTCTCAAGTAAACATGATGTGGTAAAGTAGCACATTCCTCTGCCATAGCTTTAATTGCTGTTTTCCCAAGTACATTTCCTACTTCATGTGGGTCAGAAATTAAACAAGTAGTTCCTGTAGGTAATGAAAGTCTAGAAAATTCTGTAGCAGTTAACATCGCTGATTCAAAGTGCATATGAGAATCAATGAATCCTGGAGTTATATATTTACCACTAACATCAATAACTTCAGTTTTGTCCCCAATCAAATCACTACAATCTCCAACCATAAGAATGTACTCACCAGCAATTGCTACATCTGCAACATAAACCTCTCTGGTAATAACATTGACAACATTTCCACCTTTTAATACTTTGTCTGCAAATACAGTATCACTTAGAAGTGCGTCCACACAGTGTAATCTGTCTGCAACAGTTTTTAAAGTTTTTGAATCTAACAATTTAGTTCCTCCTTTAAATTAATATAATAAATAATATTTTGTACAATGTTCTTTGTATCTTCCAATACTAATCAGTGCAAGTTCAATGCCAAATATATTGATAAAAAATTTTTATAACTATGCATTCGATAAATTAGAGACTTGTATAAGAAAACATTTTCATTTACTTTTATTATTAATTCATTAAGAAATCATTGTGTAATTATTTTAAAATATATATTAATAATAAAGGAAATAATTTCTGGTTTTTAACTTCAAAAACAGATTCTATGCAGATATTTTACACACTTTTTACAAAACACTACTTTCCCGGAACTATTTTCCTGCCAGGAATATTTTTCCTGATTTTGTCAAACTTTGCTTTAAAAGTTGTATTTATCTAGTTTTGAACATGATATTAATTAGATACAAAAAACTTACATTAGAATAGTTTCTTTTGAGTCAAGTCCAAATTAGTGTGTAAATTGTTTTATCTTACCTTTTGATTAGCAGTTTCATTTTTTTGATTTGTTGTAGATTTGGAGCCTGAGGTATTACATCAGCCACCCGAAGGGCTTGGCCTTATGGCAAGTACTTAAAAAATGGTACACTAAAAAAACGAAGGATAATTACACCATTTTGTTGTGAGTTTATCGCCTTCGGTGGTTAACACTTACCGTTTTTTAAGTTCTTGGTGCAAGGCTGGCGGTGCATTAGCTTAAACTCAGACTTATGCAACTACCTTTGTAGGTTCAACTTGTTGAAGCTCGGCTTGATCTTGTTTGGATTCATGGTATTCATGCATATCCAACCATATTCTCCCGCTACTCCATTTCTCATCTAAATCAATTAATATTGCCCCAATTAAACGGTTCATGGATTCATCGTTTGGGAATATTCGTATTACTCGTTCTCTACGACGAATCTCTTGATTTAGACGTTCAATGATATTTGATGTCCTTAATCTTTTTCGATACTTTATTGGAATATTTAATACTTGGGTTATGTCGTCAAAACCAGCATCTAGTAATTCCATAGCCTTTGGTGCAGTATTTGAGTATTCATCAAGGATATCATTTAATACTGTTCTGGCAACTTCTGTAGTTGGCGCATCATAAAGCTCTCTTAATCGATTTTTTATCTCAGGCTGTAGTCTAGTAGGACATACATCAAGTATGTTTCTACTAAAATGTGTTTGACACCTCTGCCATGAGCTGCCTTGAAACTCTTTAAGGATTGCAGATTTTAAGCCTTTATGTGAATCACTAACAACTATATCAACATTTGATAATCCTCTATCCTTTAATGATGAAAAGAAGTTTCTCCATCCTAGTTCAGTCTCACTATCACCACACATAAAACCAAGAATTTCACGGATACCGTCAGAGCGAACTCTACTCAATCATTAGAGCTTTGCTTCTAACTTTTCCTGCATCTCTTGATTTTAAATACATAGCATCAACTACGATAAAAGGATATTGTGACTCTAATGGTCTGTTTCGAAACTCATCAACTAAAGGATCCAAGTTTGAACAGAGGTTTGATATTGTTGATT
The sequence above is a segment of the Peptoniphilaceae bacterium AMB_02 genome. Coding sequences within it:
- a CDS encoding branched-chain amino acid ABC transporter permease; translation: MSLTGTIQSIFGGIGVGAIYALLGLSFALIFGRLNIASVLHGDLAILAAYLIYFFYTNAGINLFIVTIALLPIFYFLGYIIQLGLLRPFMSLDVWKGRYQGQVMVTQGTAMIIMALEFMVWTGTYRTLGVPYRNSAINLGSLKLSIVHLMSFVALICLVLILNYILDKTRYGISLRACSDDRTTAMLTGIDYNKISNVSFGISAVISVVAGLFYALSFALTPSLGMDLTLKGWVAVIVGGMGSISGIVVAGLLVGLVESLSSYFWIPAYKDAVLFIGLLIFLVVKPAGLMAKK
- a CDS encoding adenine deaminase C-terminal domain-containing protein, whose protein sequence is MLDSKTLKTVADRLHCVDALLSDTVFADKVLKGGNVVNVITREVYVADVAIAGEYILMVGDCSDLIGDKTEVIDVSGKYITPGFIDSHMHFESAMLTATEFSRLSLPTGTTCLISDPHEVGNVLGKTAIKAMAEECATLPHHVYLRVPALTPDCPGLETAGRELTSKDIPEMLEYPTVTGIGEIQGVTCMRFVYDNKYEVVKDTIAATSYARATGKVVDGNAAEIFGADLAAHIISGGTDISCHETTSKEECVEKLRYGVWVLMREGSTQNNMPECIRAITEDGLDSRRALLATDDMLAEDIIKKGHMNDIVRRTIEHGVDPVEAIQMVTINAATWSNLYDIGVLAPGKYADINVISGELKDMNVTSVYLKGDHIAEDGELLIELTPYKYPDAVKSTVLRDKVSAEDLMIPSEEKEVMANCVGLIVLQNLSEKYRVKLPVVDGFVKSNEDDLLPVAVIGRHGQPDIGKSFIKGFNIKEGAFAETVSHDTHNLIVIGTNYEDMAAAANRVIEMQGGVAIAKNGEIIGEMPLRICGLMTDELTGPELVDKTIELHETVKTELGCDIPAPFMHLAFLSLATSPKWKITDKGVIDVENYRVLPSIEKIN
- a CDS encoding cyclase family protein, whose protein sequence is MNWNQKYELIDLTQEIYQGMPVFGMHQKTFIMVNQTHEQNMKNTGSPTLGFSARNILISEHGPTHSDAVWEFLPSGPTIDKMDLKLFYGDAICLDFTHIRYPDYIEIKDIEEALEKANLEIKKGDVFLMYTGHYERTHPTLHSDDDMVDPLNYGGLESRHSGVSYESAKWLAEQGVVNIGCDAPAIDLTPDDLDYSGHLVCGEYGITNTENLMNLDKVAGTRFIYMGLPLRIRAGSGSPIRAVALIEK